In Desulfarculaceae bacterium, the following are encoded in one genomic region:
- a CDS encoding polyphenol oxidase family protein — protein MNQTAHQSPPSLWRPPALGALPGVVAAASNRAWGDLAGTTPEAEANRERLCAALGLEALAWAHQVHGIEVLAVDGEGPQGEADGLATNRPGVGLLIKQADCQALVLAAPERGVIANLHVGWRGNAAGMPGRGVAFLQERYGVEPHELFAAVSPSLGACCGQFVNWRNELPESFLAFRRGEDCFDLEAATRAQLIAAGLRPERIETSGVCTVCDRDYYSYRRDHGTERFGTVAALAVRP, from the coding sequence ATGAACCAAACCGCCCACCAAAGCCCCCCGTCCCTGTGGCGGCCGCCCGCCTTGGGCGCGCTGCCCGGCGTGGTGGCCGCGGCCAGCAACCGGGCCTGGGGCGACCTGGCCGGGACCACCCCCGAGGCCGAGGCCAACCGGGAGCGGCTGTGCGCGGCTTTGGGCCTGGAGGCCCTGGCCTGGGCCCACCAGGTGCATGGCATCGAGGTGCTGGCCGTGGATGGAGAGGGGCCCCAGGGCGAGGCCGACGGCCTGGCCACCAACCGGCCGGGCGTGGGGCTACTCATCAAGCAGGCCGACTGCCAGGCCCTGGTGCTGGCCGCCCCGGAGCGCGGGGTGATCGCCAATCTGCACGTGGGCTGGCGGGGCAACGCGGCCGGGATGCCGGGGCGGGGCGTGGCCTTTTTGCAGGAGCGCTACGGGGTGGAGCCCCACGAGCTCTTCGCGGCGGTGAGCCCCAGCCTGGGGGCCTGCTGCGGCCAGTTCGTCAACTGGCGCAACGAACTGCCCGAATCGTTTTTGGCCTTTCGCCGTGGCGAGGACTGCTTTGATTTAGAGGCGGCCACCCGAGCCCAGCTAATCGCCGCCGGGCTGAGGCCCGAGCGCATCGAGACCAGCGGAGTGTGCACCGTGTGCGACCGAGACTACTACTCTTATCGCCGCGACCACGGGACCGAGCGCTTCGGCACCGTGGCCGCTTTGGCGGTGCGGCCATGA
- a CDS encoding dihydroorotate dehydrogenase electron transfer subunit: MSASLRAKVLANRPVGPGVYLITLKAPAIAAKARPGQFVMLRVSPGAEPLLARPFSIHGVEGESVLVLYQVVGRGTRLLAQAAEGQELVMWGPLGRGFELSGASRPVLVGGGMGIAPLAFAAQRLSEMGQETSLLYGMAGAKGFEPLMETFDARLDPEKVTLGYASEDGSIGLKGLVTALLKETLAQKPGAVLTCGPTPMLKAVATLAREHGAKCQVSLEAPMACGVGACLGCAIPAAAGGYVRACQEGPVMDAELVDWGRM, translated from the coding sequence ATGAGCGCCAGCCTGCGAGCCAAGGTGCTGGCCAACCGGCCGGTGGGGCCGGGGGTGTACCTGATCACCCTAAAGGCCCCGGCCATCGCGGCCAAAGCGCGGCCCGGCCAGTTCGTGATGCTCCGGGTGTCGCCCGGCGCGGAGCCGCTGCTGGCGCGGCCTTTCTCCATCCACGGCGTGGAGGGCGAGAGCGTGCTGGTGCTCTACCAGGTGGTGGGCCGGGGCACCCGCCTGCTGGCCCAGGCCGCCGAAGGCCAGGAGCTGGTGATGTGGGGGCCCCTGGGCCGGGGCTTCGAGCTGAGCGGGGCATCGCGGCCGGTCTTGGTGGGCGGGGGCATGGGCATCGCGCCCCTAGCCTTTGCCGCCCAGCGGCTGAGCGAAATGGGCCAAGAAACAAGCCTGCTCTACGGCATGGCCGGGGCCAAGGGCTTCGAGCCGCTGATGGAGACCTTCGACGCTCGCCTCGACCCCGAGAAAGTGACACTCGGCTACGCCAGCGAAGACGGCAGCATCGGCCTCAAAGGACTGGTGACCGCTCTGCTGAAAGAGACTCTGGCCCAAAAGCCCGGCGCGGTGCTGACCTGCGGCCCCACGCCCATGCTCAAGGCGGTGGCCACCCTGGCCCGTGAACACGGGGCGAAATGCCAGGTGTCCCTGGAGGCGCCCATGGCCTGCGGGGTGGGGGCCTGCCTGGGCTGCGCCATCCCGGCCGCAGCCGGGGGCTATGTGCGGGCCTGTCAGGAAGGCCCGGTGATGGACGCGGAGCTGGTGGACTGGGGGAGGATGTGA
- a CDS encoding transglutaminase-like domain-containing protein, with the protein MPEEVPLESFLEPAPGVQCEPREVFDLARQTARGGRNDVEAAQKLFEFVRDTVRYSVSVPFEPIEQYLALNTLARGKGYCVQKAALLCALARAVGIPSRLGFADIENAQLPEELYEITGDNVLQYHSFVEWFIGGQWQKATPSFDAQLSAQRGWRLVEFVPGEDLLLPAFTLDGRPHIRYIQQRGWRYGVPLEEMMATWEAKVGPGRMDAWRARYDWEGQA; encoded by the coding sequence ATGCCCGAGGAAGTGCCTCTGGAGAGCTTTCTGGAGCCCGCGCCGGGCGTGCAGTGCGAGCCGCGCGAGGTCTTCGACCTGGCCCGCCAGACCGCGCGGGGCGGCCGGAACGACGTGGAGGCCGCGCAAAAGCTCTTCGAGTTCGTGCGCGACACGGTGCGCTACAGCGTATCGGTGCCCTTCGAGCCCATCGAGCAGTACCTGGCCCTGAACACCCTGGCCCGGGGCAAGGGCTACTGCGTGCAAAAGGCGGCGTTGCTCTGCGCCCTGGCCCGCGCGGTGGGCATCCCCTCGCGGCTGGGCTTCGCGGACATCGAAAACGCACAGCTTCCCGAGGAGCTCTACGAGATCACCGGCGACAACGTCTTGCAGTACCACAGCTTCGTGGAGTGGTTCATCGGCGGCCAGTGGCAAAAGGCCACGCCCAGCTTCGACGCACAGCTGAGCGCCCAGCGGGGCTGGCGCCTGGTGGAGTTCGTACCCGGCGAGGACCTGCTCTTGCCCGCCTTCACCCTGGACGGGCGGCCTCACATCCGTTACATCCAGCAGCGCGGCTGGCGCTACGGGGTGCCTTTGGAGGAGATGATGGCTACCTGGGAGGCCAAAGTGGGGCCGGGGCGCATGGACGCCTGGCGGGCCCGCTACGACTGGGAGGGGCAGGCATGA
- a CDS encoding dihydroorotate dehydrogenase translates to MSAPNMAVMVGGVELANPVLAASGTFGYGREYSPYLEPGAIGGLVTKGVSLRPREGNPPPRIVETASGMLNSIGLANVGLDEFMRDKLPWLAGQPGAVVVNLYGESIEEFAELARVLGAADGVDALELNVSCPNVKEGGMAFGCVPGAVGQVTAAAVSEAGGKPVWVKLTPNVADPVIMAEAAAQAGARAVSLINTLLGMAIDARRRAPKLANVVGGLSGPAIKPVGLRMVWQVARALAARHPEVDVVGLGGIMSGEDAAEYLIAGAGAVQVGTASFTEPGAAGRIAGELAAFCANEGVADVNQLKGSLKL, encoded by the coding sequence ATGAGCGCGCCCAACATGGCGGTGATGGTGGGCGGGGTGGAGCTGGCCAACCCGGTGCTGGCCGCCAGCGGCACCTTCGGCTACGGCCGCGAGTACAGCCCCTATCTGGAGCCCGGGGCCATCGGCGGGCTGGTGACCAAGGGCGTGAGCCTAAGGCCCCGCGAGGGCAACCCGCCGCCCAGGATCGTGGAGACCGCCAGCGGGATGCTCAACTCCATCGGCCTGGCCAACGTGGGGCTCGACGAGTTCATGCGCGATAAGCTGCCCTGGCTGGCCGGGCAGCCCGGCGCGGTGGTGGTGAATCTCTACGGCGAGAGCATCGAGGAGTTCGCCGAGCTGGCCCGCGTGTTGGGCGCGGCGGACGGCGTGGACGCCCTGGAGCTGAACGTGTCCTGCCCCAACGTGAAGGAAGGGGGCATGGCCTTTGGCTGCGTTCCCGGCGCGGTGGGCCAGGTGACCGCCGCCGCGGTGTCCGAGGCGGGCGGCAAGCCGGTGTGGGTGAAGCTGACCCCCAACGTCGCCGATCCGGTGATCATGGCCGAGGCGGCGGCCCAGGCCGGGGCCCGCGCGGTGAGCCTGATCAACACCCTGCTGGGCATGGCCATCGACGCGCGGCGACGCGCGCCCAAGCTGGCCAATGTGGTGGGCGGGCTCTCGGGCCCGGCTATCAAGCCGGTGGGCCTGCGCATGGTGTGGCAGGTGGCCCGCGCCCTGGCCGCGCGCCACCCCGAGGTGGACGTGGTGGGCCTGGGCGGCATCATGAGCGGCGAGGACGCGGCGGAGTACCTGATCGCCGGGGCAGGCGCGGTGCAGGTGGGCACGGCCAGCTTCACCGAGCCGGGCGCGGCCGGGCGCATCGCCGGAGAGCTGGCCGCCTTCTGCGCCAATGAGGGCGTGGCCGACGTGAACCAGCTGAAGGGGAGCCTGAAGCTATAA
- a CDS encoding nuclear transport factor 2 family protein has protein sequence MKLTPQNIAEVRITLDSFWEAYGRGDLDEVMSYFLKDETILGFGTGADERQVGWEEMRAQIQRDLSQSSSRQVVMDWFKGGGQDGVAWAAMECDVRAQTEAGPFEGKVRESFVLVKTEDGWKIVLGHASVPLAEQEDGQSFPGQA, from the coding sequence ATGAAGCTGACCCCGCAAAACATAGCCGAGGTGCGCATCACCTTGGACAGCTTTTGGGAGGCCTATGGCCGGGGCGACCTGGACGAGGTGATGAGCTACTTCCTGAAAGACGAGACCATCCTGGGCTTCGGAACCGGGGCCGACGAGCGGCAGGTGGGCTGGGAGGAGATGCGGGCCCAGATCCAGCGCGACCTGTCCCAGAGCTCCAGCCGCCAGGTGGTCATGGACTGGTTCAAGGGCGGCGGCCAGGACGGCGTGGCCTGGGCGGCCATGGAGTGCGACGTGCGGGCCCAGACCGAGGCCGGGCCCTTCGAGGGCAAGGTGCGCGAGAGCTTCGTGCTGGTCAAGACCGAGGACGGCTGGAAGATCGTGCTCGGCCACGCCAGCGTGCCCCTGGCCGAGCAGGAGGACGGGCAGAGCTTTCCGGGCCAGGCATGA
- a CDS encoding GNAT family N-acetyltransferase, with amino-acid sequence MSNSHRIIDLAEEHLPGVLRICRQELGEDYHGEADFRRCLESGRRFCKVALDEGGEAMGFAVAMVLEPGPADDFLKLPPSPERDRLLAATQIGILDAAAVDPAGQGAGLGRRLVEAMYAKLAQRGAEVVCAMAWKSADGHTNAARIVEELGMEEALAVEGYWNRVVASPEGHHCPVCGEPPCRCFGVLYVRRLATE; translated from the coding sequence ATGAGCAACAGCCACCGCATCATTGATCTAGCCGAGGAGCACCTACCCGGCGTCCTGCGCATCTGCCGCCAGGAGCTGGGCGAGGACTATCACGGGGAGGCCGACTTCCGGCGCTGCCTGGAGAGCGGGCGGCGCTTCTGCAAGGTGGCCCTGGACGAGGGCGGCGAGGCCATGGGCTTCGCCGTGGCCATGGTGCTGGAGCCCGGCCCGGCGGACGATTTCCTCAAGCTGCCTCCCTCGCCGGAGCGCGACCGGCTGCTGGCCGCCACCCAGATCGGCATCCTGGACGCGGCGGCGGTGGACCCCGCCGGGCAGGGCGCGGGCCTGGGCCGCCGCCTGGTCGAGGCCATGTACGCCAAGCTGGCCCAGCGCGGGGCCGAGGTGGTTTGCGCCATGGCCTGGAAGAGCGCGGACGGGCACACCAACGCGGCGCGCATCGTCGAGGAGCTGGGCATGGAAGAGGCCCTGGCCGTGGAGGGCTACTGGAACCGGGTGGTGGCCAGCCCGGAGGGGCATCATTGCCCGGTGTGCGGGGAGCCGCCCTGCCGCTGCTTCGGGGTGTTGTATGTGCGGAGGCTGGCCACGGAGTAG
- a CDS encoding DUF3313 domain-containing protein codes for MKIWGCVFLLIAALSLSACQAPKSVHEGVSKPVSFLGPEVAAKLKKGGPNQPAWTYSNPKAKWASYDKLMLDPVTFWREAGKANPQITQKERQALANYFYSVIHKAMSQELTMVPIPGPGTLRVQVAITRAEPSVVVLDVVSSVVPQAVALSTLKDAMTGSPAFVGEAAIACKVADSQTGELLAAWVAKRVGGKQLDHAQMSSWGDVEQAMSFWAYDAAYRLCKAQKRAKCKPPAQQ; via the coding sequence ATGAAAATCTGGGGATGCGTTTTTCTGCTCATCGCGGCCTTGAGCCTCAGCGCCTGCCAGGCACCCAAATCGGTGCACGAGGGCGTATCCAAGCCCGTGAGCTTCCTGGGGCCCGAAGTGGCGGCCAAGCTGAAGAAGGGGGGGCCCAACCAGCCCGCCTGGACCTACAGCAACCCCAAGGCCAAGTGGGCCTCCTATGACAAGCTGATGCTCGACCCGGTGACCTTCTGGCGCGAAGCGGGCAAGGCCAACCCGCAGATCACCCAAAAGGAGCGCCAGGCTCTGGCCAACTACTTCTACAGCGTCATCCACAAGGCAATGTCCCAGGAGCTGACCATGGTGCCCATCCCCGGCCCGGGCACCCTGCGGGTGCAGGTGGCCATCACCCGGGCCGAGCCCTCGGTGGTGGTGCTGGACGTGGTCTCCTCGGTGGTGCCCCAGGCGGTGGCCCTGTCCACCCTCAAGGACGCCATGACCGGCTCGCCGGCCTTCGTGGGCGAGGCGGCCATCGCCTGCAAGGTGGCCGACTCCCAGACCGGCGAGCTCCTGGCCGCCTGGGTGGCCAAGCGCGTGGGCGGCAAGCAGCTGGACCACGCCCAGATGAGCTCCTGGGGCGACGTGGAGCAGGCCATGTCCTTCTGGGCCTACGATGCGGCCTACCGCCTGTGCAAGGCGCAAAAGCGCGCCAAGTGCAAGCCGCCCGCCCAGCAATAG
- the selB gene encoding selenocysteine-specific translation elongation factor yields the protein MKQIVLGTAGHIDHGKTTLVKALTGIETDRLKEEKARGITIELGFAYLDLPGGQRLGIVDVPGHEKFVKNMVAGAAGIDLVALVIAADEGVMPQTREHLDICKLLGVSEGLVVLTKTDMVDEEWLELVIEDVAEYVEGTFLEGAPIVPVSGVTGQGIDELKAELTTMVERLEERPAVGPFRLPVDRVFTMKGFGTVITGTATGGQISVGQEVTIYPKDVTAKVRGLQVHNDEVTTARRGQRTAINLQGIEKAGVERGDVLATPGALSPSLWLDLELNALPDMARPIKHRAPIRLHTGSAELLGRVMLLDRDELRPGESALAQVRLEAPVAVMAGDRYVLRSYSPVHTIAGGIVLHPHPGRRKRNRPEVMADLKALKSGEPREQVAVHARLAGEKGITVDELSRLVSLSPKELDSLVGDMLSKQELVRFDKEGGRMVAATVQNELFDQVQELLGAYHAAKPLKAGMSREELKGRLLKSGDAKLFAHLMRKLEGDEAVVAEKDLLRLPSHKVKLAGADKALREKIERAYAEGGLTPPNLKDVVPDPAQAKEILAVLVGEGALVKIKQELYYSGGALAELKQRLTDFLKANERINAAQFKEITGLSRKYIIPLLEYFDSIHLTMRVGDERILRGK from the coding sequence ATGAAACAGATCGTCCTGGGCACCGCCGGCCACATCGACCACGGCAAGACCACCCTGGTCAAGGCGCTCACCGGCATCGAGACCGACCGCCTCAAGGAAGAGAAGGCCCGCGGCATCACCATCGAGCTGGGCTTCGCCTACCTGGACCTGCCCGGCGGCCAGCGCCTGGGCATCGTGGACGTGCCCGGTCACGAGAAGTTCGTCAAGAACATGGTGGCCGGCGCGGCGGGCATCGACCTGGTGGCCCTGGTCATCGCGGCCGACGAGGGGGTCATGCCCCAGACCCGCGAGCACCTGGACATCTGCAAGCTCCTGGGGGTCAGCGAAGGCCTGGTGGTGCTCACCAAGACCGACATGGTGGACGAGGAGTGGCTGGAGCTGGTCATTGAGGACGTGGCCGAGTACGTGGAGGGCACCTTCCTGGAGGGCGCGCCCATCGTGCCGGTCAGCGGGGTCACCGGCCAGGGCATCGATGAGCTCAAGGCCGAGCTGACCACGATGGTGGAGCGCCTGGAGGAGCGCCCGGCCGTGGGGCCCTTCCGTTTGCCCGTGGACCGGGTGTTCACCATGAAGGGCTTCGGCACGGTGATCACCGGCACGGCCACCGGCGGCCAGATCAGCGTGGGCCAGGAAGTGACCATCTACCCCAAGGACGTGACCGCCAAGGTGCGCGGGCTCCAGGTGCACAACGACGAGGTGACCACCGCCCGGCGGGGGCAGCGCACCGCCATAAACCTGCAAGGCATCGAAAAGGCCGGGGTGGAGCGCGGCGACGTGCTGGCCACGCCGGGAGCCTTGAGCCCCTCGCTGTGGCTGGACCTGGAACTCAACGCCCTGCCCGACATGGCCCGTCCCATCAAGCACCGCGCGCCCATCCGCCTGCACACCGGCAGCGCCGAGCTCCTGGGCCGGGTGATGCTCCTGGACCGCGACGAGCTCCGGCCCGGCGAGAGCGCCTTGGCCCAGGTGCGCCTGGAGGCCCCGGTGGCGGTGATGGCCGGGGACCGCTACGTGCTGCGCTCCTACTCGCCGGTGCACACCATCGCCGGCGGCATCGTGCTGCACCCCCACCCCGGCCGCCGCAAGCGCAACCGCCCCGAGGTCATGGCCGACCTGAAGGCCCTTAAAAGCGGCGAGCCCCGTGAGCAGGTGGCGGTGCACGCCCGCCTGGCCGGGGAAAAGGGCATCACCGTGGACGAGCTCAGCCGCCTGGTGAGCCTGAGCCCCAAGGAGCTGGACAGCCTGGTGGGCGACATGCTCTCCAAGCAGGAGCTGGTACGCTTTGACAAAGAAGGCGGCCGCATGGTGGCGGCCACGGTGCAAAACGAGCTGTTCGATCAGGTCCAGGAGCTGCTCGGCGCCTATCACGCGGCCAAGCCCCTCAAGGCGGGCATGTCCCGCGAGGAGCTCAAGGGCCGTTTGCTCAAGTCCGGCGACGCCAAGCTCTTCGCCCACCTCATGCGCAAGCTGGAGGGCGACGAAGCGGTGGTGGCCGAGAAGGACCTCCTGCGCCTGCCCTCGCACAAGGTGAAGCTGGCCGGCGCGGATAAGGCCCTGCGCGAGAAGATCGAGCGGGCCTATGCCGAGGGCGGCCTCACCCCGCCCAACCTCAAGGACGTGGTGCCCGACCCGGCCCAGGCCAAGGAGATACTGGCCGTGCTGGTGGGCGAGGGCGCCCTTGTCAAGATCAAGCAGGAGCTTTACTACTCCGGCGGGGCCCTGGCCGAGCTCAAGCAGCGCCTCACTGATTTCCTCAAGGCCAACGAGCGCATCAACGCGGCCCAGTTCAAGGAGATAACCGGGCTCAGCCGCAAGTACATCATTCCGCTCCTGGAGTACTTCGACTCCATCCACCTGACCATGCGGGTGGGCGACGAGCGCATCCTGCGGGGCAAATGA
- a CDS encoding DEAD/DEAH box helicase, which translates to MTPSSFDQLALGAPLQRALRELSYETPTAVQAAAIPPLLEGRDLLGCSQTGTGKTAAFALPILHRLAGDKQRPAARHARALVLAPTRELAIQVADSFRGYGRYLRLSLAVVVGGVNMGPQIKACNRGVDVLVATPGRLLDLIGRGNLRLNKLEVFVLDEADRMLDMGFLPDIKRLLAIIPSARQSLFFSATMPPTIARLAGEILTNPAKVQVSPVATPVERIDQRVFFVPQAGKRALLGTVLQDSGTRRVLVFTRTKHGADKVVRQLEANRVNAQAIHGNKSQNARQRALASFRSGRTRVLVATDIASRGIDVEGVTHVINYDLPNEPECYVHRIGRTARAGADGVAISFCSAEERNYLRGIERLIKQRVPVQGPGPFAPAKASAPAKPYATAKASAPAKASAPAKAAKTAKASAPGKAAAPGKAPKTGKSPAKRARRAARRASRQASAAA; encoded by the coding sequence ATGACCCCTAGTTCTTTTGATCAGTTGGCGCTCGGCGCCCCCCTGCAGCGCGCCCTGCGCGAGCTGTCCTATGAGACCCCCACCGCCGTGCAGGCCGCCGCCATACCTCCCCTTTTGGAGGGGCGCGACCTGCTGGGCTGTTCCCAGACCGGCACCGGCAAAACCGCGGCCTTCGCGCTGCCCATCCTGCACCGGCTCGCGGGCGACAAGCAGCGGCCCGCCGCGCGCCACGCCCGCGCCTTGGTGCTGGCCCCCACCCGTGAGCTGGCCATCCAGGTGGCCGACAGCTTCCGCGGCTACGGCCGCTATCTGCGCCTGAGCCTGGCCGTGGTGGTGGGCGGTGTGAACATGGGCCCCCAGATCAAGGCCTGCAATCGCGGGGTGGATGTTCTGGTGGCCACCCCCGGCCGCCTGCTCGACCTCATCGGGCGGGGCAACCTGCGCCTGAACAAGCTGGAGGTCTTCGTCCTGGACGAGGCCGACCGCATGCTGGACATGGGCTTCTTGCCCGACATCAAGCGCCTGCTGGCCATCATCCCCTCGGCACGGCAGAGCCTGTTCTTCTCGGCCACCATGCCCCCGACCATCGCCAGGCTGGCCGGTGAGATCCTCACCAACCCGGCCAAGGTCCAGGTGTCTCCCGTGGCCACTCCGGTGGAGCGCATCGACCAGCGGGTGTTCTTCGTGCCCCAGGCCGGCAAGCGCGCCCTGCTGGGCACGGTGCTCCAGGACTCCGGCACCCGCCGGGTGCTGGTCTTCACCCGCACCAAGCACGGGGCCGACAAGGTGGTCAGGCAGCTGGAGGCCAACCGGGTGAACGCCCAGGCCATCCACGGCAACAAGTCGCAGAACGCCCGCCAGCGGGCCCTGGCCAGCTTCCGCAGCGGACGCACCAGGGTGCTGGTGGCCACGGACATCGCCTCGCGGGGCATCGACGTGGAAGGCGTGACTCACGTGATCAACTACGACCTGCCCAACGAGCCCGAGTGCTATGTGCACCGCATCGGGCGCACCGCCCGCGCCGGGGCGGACGGGGTGGCCATATCCTTTTGCAGCGCCGAGGAGCGCAACTATTTGCGCGGCATCGAGCGGCTCATAAAGCAGCGGGTGCCGGTGCAGGGCCCGGGACCTTTCGCCCCGGCCAAGGCCTCCGCGCCGGCCAAGCCCTACGCGACCGCCAAGGCCTCCGCGCCCGCCAAGGCCTCCGCGCCCGCCAAGGCCGCCAAGACGGCCAAGGCCTCCGCGCCTGGCAAGGCCGCCGCGCCGGGCAAGGCCCCCAAGACGGGCAAGTCTCCGGCCAAGCGCGCCCGCCGCGCCGCCCGCCGCGCCTCGCGCCAGGCCAGCGCCGCGGCCTAG
- a CDS encoding B12-binding domain-containing radical SAM protein yields the protein MKALLIYPQNPETFWSFKYALKFISKKALHPPLGLATVAAMLPEAWEKKLVDENVEPLRDKHLHWADYVFISAMAIQRKSVQRLLDRCRAMGVKVVAGGPLFTTCHQDFQGVDHFVLGEAEITLPPFLQDLEAGRAKPLYATDQYPSLVDTPPPLWSLFKLRRYASMSLQYSRGCPFQCEFCDITSLFGRKVRTKGANQVLAELDSLYTAGWRGALFIVDDNFIGNRAKLKDEVLPAMICWMKQHRHPFVLSTEASIDLSDDETLMKMMVRAGFDGVFVGIETPNPDSLAECSKLQNRNRDLVACVKKIQSFGLEVRGGFIVGFDSDTSSVFEQQIELIQNSRIVTAMVGLLNAPRGSRLYRRITQEGRLLTEVTGDNTDFSTNIMPRMGLEALSQGYNEVISGIYSPKPYFKRVRDYLRDYRVPEKNRAHFHTGYVRLHSGYAWAFPKTLLVLGVKDSARWQYWKLLLWSLFRRPGRFPMAVTFAIYGYHFRKVFHSCL from the coding sequence ATGAAAGCTCTCCTGATCTACCCCCAAAACCCGGAAACTTTCTGGAGCTTCAAGTACGCCCTGAAGTTCATCTCCAAGAAAGCCCTGCACCCGCCCCTGGGCCTGGCCACCGTGGCGGCCATGCTGCCCGAGGCCTGGGAAAAGAAGCTCGTCGACGAGAACGTGGAGCCCCTCAGGGACAAGCACCTGCACTGGGCCGACTACGTGTTCATCAGCGCCATGGCCATCCAGCGCAAGTCCGTCCAGCGGCTGTTGGACCGCTGCCGGGCCATGGGGGTCAAGGTGGTGGCCGGCGGCCCCCTTTTCACCACCTGCCACCAGGATTTCCAGGGCGTGGACCACTTCGTCCTGGGCGAGGCCGAGATAACCCTGCCCCCCTTCCTGCAAGACCTGGAGGCCGGCCGGGCCAAGCCCCTGTACGCCACGGACCAATACCCCTCCCTGGTCGACACCCCCCCGCCCCTGTGGAGCCTGTTCAAGCTCAGGCGCTACGCCTCCATGAGCCTGCAATACTCCCGGGGTTGCCCCTTCCAGTGCGAGTTCTGCGACATCACCTCCCTGTTTGGCCGCAAGGTGCGCACCAAGGGAGCCAATCAGGTCCTGGCCGAGTTGGACAGCCTCTATACCGCGGGTTGGCGGGGAGCCCTGTTCATCGTGGACGACAACTTCATCGGCAACCGGGCCAAGCTCAAGGACGAGGTCCTGCCGGCCATGATCTGCTGGATGAAGCAGCACCGCCATCCCTTCGTGCTCTCCACCGAGGCCTCCATAGACCTGAGCGACGACGAAACGCTGATGAAGATGATGGTGCGGGCCGGTTTCGACGGGGTGTTCGTGGGCATCGAGACCCCCAACCCGGACAGCCTGGCCGAGTGCAGCAAGCTGCAAAACCGCAACCGCGACCTGGTGGCCTGCGTCAAGAAGATCCAGAGCTTCGGCCTGGAGGTGCGCGGCGGCTTCATCGTGGGCTTTGACAGCGACACTTCCTCGGTGTTCGAGCAGCAGATCGAGCTGATCCAGAACAGCCGTATCGTCACGGCCATGGTGGGGCTGTTGAACGCGCCCCGGGGCAGCCGGCTATACCGGCGCATAACCCAGGAGGGCCGCCTGCTCACCGAGGTCACCGGCGACAACACCGACTTCTCCACCAATATCATGCCCCGCATGGGCCTGGAGGCCCTGTCCCAAGGCTACAACGAGGTGATCAGCGGCATCTACTCGCCCAAGCCCTATTTCAAGCGGGTGCGCGACTACTTGCGGGATTACCGCGTCCCGGAGAAGAACCGGGCCCATTTCCACACCGGCTATGTGCGCCTGCACTCCGGCTACGCCTGGGCCTTCCCCAAGACCCTGCTGGTGCTGGGGGTCAAGGACTCGGCCCGCTGGCAGTATTGGAAGCTCCTGCTCTGGTCCCTGTTCCGGCGCCCCGGCCGCTTCCCCATGGCCGTGACCTTCGCCATCTACGGCTATCACTTCCGCAAGGTCTTCCACTCCTGCCTGTAG
- the ruvX gene encoding Holliday junction resolvase RuvX: protein MSNRAPGVVLALDVGLKRIGLAVSDPERRTAAPLSVYERINRDADVEAIGEIAAEQGATLLVVGLPARAGGGLSPEGERVVSLAKRLERRLGLPVEMMDEALSTAEAHEVMIEAGVSRAKRKRVVDRAAAAVILRRWLEARA, encoded by the coding sequence ATGTCTAATCGAGCCCCTGGAGTGGTGCTGGCCCTGGACGTGGGGCTCAAGCGCATCGGCCTGGCGGTTAGCGACCCGGAGCGGCGCACCGCCGCGCCGCTGTCGGTCTATGAGCGCATCAACCGCGACGCGGACGTGGAGGCCATCGGCGAGATCGCGGCCGAGCAGGGAGCCACGCTTCTCGTGGTGGGCCTGCCCGCCCGGGCGGGCGGCGGCCTGAGCCCCGAGGGCGAGCGCGTGGTGTCCCTGGCCAAGCGCCTGGAGCGCCGCCTGGGCCTGCCGGTGGAGATGATGGACGAGGCGCTGTCCACGGCGGAGGCTCACGAGGTGATGATCGAGGCCGGGGTGAGCCGGGCCAAGCGCAAGCGGGTGGTGGACCGGGCGGCGGCGGCGGTTATCCTGCGCCGCTGGCTGGAGGCCCGCGCTTGA